A DNA window from Niabella yanshanensis contains the following coding sequences:
- a CDS encoding TonB-dependent receptor, whose product MLYKYILLSLTLVLSACLPVFAQKAAITGTVKDTSSGINLLNASVVLLNGKDSFILKDTRVDREGKFSFQNLSDTAQYVLFFTYPRYVDYSHKVDMKNSIKGILNMDNVSLIPKEKLLEQVIVSSKAAAIKIKGDTTEYLADSFRVQPNASVEDLLKELPGLQIDQFGNITAQGQKVKKVLVDGEEFFSDDPTLVTRNLRADMIDKVQVFDKKSDAAAFTGIEDGVRDKTINLKIKEDKNHGLFGKAEAGAGTNGRYNAQGVANLFKGKRRMSAYGTVSNIGRTGLGSADKEKIGDDDQGGENYSGKGLPKAISGGVHYDKKWNTDKESINGNYKLNLLDVEGEEVTNSQNNIPTGLILSNANSNFNNSSVSHKANAKYILKSDTTSTFTVFADGTISNSKNSNNSRTNNLRGDNTRLYDNTSSGFNDYDINTLNLNLSWEKKLKKYGRTISVYSRNNFSSDASKGESRSNSNFFDINNNPDSSALLHLRRIMNDDWRTLSLNVNYTEPLTSKLSLIVNYTFNNEDNRDDKRSFNLADHPSGDVIDTAFSTKMNATVWGNQAGAALNYAFKKMTVKIGNNVKRITMDIEDNYTLLQLNRSFTNWYPSASFNYKFSNYKAINISYNGSSQNPARNQLMPFRYNNSQLTTYETNTHLENSFNNSFNGYFYASKIVTNVYYGANFNYTLTSNPITQSILVNPSGAYTYRFVNMDGYTNNNYYLNTYYSKKIKGVDIQTGVGLNFSGGTSYSPINNEINKLNYNTSAFAVELHKTKFKSYSFYLLAQIGYTINKSSLQPETKNNYLFTTVNPSLDVYFLKKFQLHTDAVYLWQEKTQAFANDFNRTIWNAWIGRNLLKNDQLTVKISCNDILNQNNGYERTATNTFFSENRYSTIRRFFMIGATWSFTKFNNLKQ is encoded by the coding sequence ATGCTATATAAGTACATCTTGCTGAGTTTAACGCTTGTTTTAAGCGCCTGCCTGCCCGTTTTTGCCCAAAAAGCCGCCATTACCGGTACTGTGAAAGACACCAGTTCGGGTATCAACCTGCTCAATGCCAGTGTGGTATTATTGAACGGAAAGGATTCTTTTATCCTGAAAGATACCCGCGTGGACAGAGAGGGTAAATTCTCTTTTCAAAACCTGTCGGACACCGCACAATACGTTTTGTTTTTTACCTACCCCCGGTACGTAGATTACTCTCATAAGGTAGACATGAAAAATAGTATTAAAGGCATATTGAATATGGATAATGTGAGCCTGATACCCAAAGAAAAGTTATTGGAGCAGGTGATTGTTTCCTCCAAGGCGGCTGCTATAAAAATAAAAGGAGACACTACCGAGTACCTGGCCGATAGCTTCAGGGTTCAGCCTAATGCCTCTGTGGAAGATCTCCTAAAAGAGTTACCGGGTTTACAGATTGACCAGTTTGGTAATATTACCGCACAGGGACAAAAGGTAAAAAAGGTTTTGGTAGATGGAGAAGAGTTTTTTAGTGATGATCCAACCCTGGTTACCCGCAACCTCCGTGCTGACATGATTGATAAAGTGCAGGTATTTGATAAAAAATCGGATGCCGCGGCTTTTACAGGTATAGAAGATGGCGTGAGAGACAAAACCATTAACCTGAAAATAAAAGAAGATAAAAATCATGGCCTTTTTGGCAAGGCCGAAGCCGGAGCGGGTACTAACGGGCGGTACAATGCGCAGGGCGTAGCCAATCTTTTTAAAGGCAAAAGGCGGATGTCCGCTTATGGAACTGTAAGTAATATTGGCCGTACAGGATTAGGTTCTGCAGATAAAGAAAAGATCGGGGACGATGACCAGGGTGGAGAAAACTATTCAGGAAAGGGCTTACCTAAAGCCATATCGGGAGGCGTACACTATGATAAAAAATGGAATACTGATAAAGAGTCTATCAACGGTAATTATAAATTAAATCTCCTGGATGTGGAAGGGGAGGAAGTGACCAATTCACAAAATAATATTCCTACAGGATTGATACTAAGTAACGCCAACAGTAATTTTAATAATTCGAGCGTTAGTCATAAAGCCAATGCTAAATACATTCTAAAATCTGATACCACTTCTACTTTTACGGTTTTCGCTGATGGTACTATCAGTAACAGTAAAAACTCCAACAATAGTCGTACGAACAACCTCAGAGGCGATAACACGCGGCTGTATGATAATACCAGCTCAGGGTTTAACGATTATGATATCAATACGTTAAACCTGAATCTGTCCTGGGAGAAAAAGCTGAAGAAATACGGGAGAACTATTTCCGTTTATTCGAGGAACAACTTCTCCAGCGATGCTTCAAAAGGGGAGAGCCGATCCAACAGCAATTTCTTTGACATAAACAATAACCCGGACAGCTCGGCCCTTCTGCATTTAAGGAGAATCATGAATGATGACTGGCGTACGTTAAGTTTGAATGTAAACTATACAGAACCCCTGACCTCAAAATTATCTTTGATAGTAAACTACACTTTTAATAACGAGGACAACAGGGACGATAAGCGATCTTTTAACCTGGCTGATCATCCCTCCGGTGATGTGATTGATACGGCTTTCAGTACCAAGATGAATGCAACGGTTTGGGGCAACCAGGCTGGCGCGGCATTGAATTATGCCTTCAAGAAAATGACCGTTAAAATAGGCAATAATGTAAAGCGGATAACTATGGATATCGAAGATAATTATACCTTGCTTCAGCTGAACCGGTCTTTCACCAATTGGTACCCCAGCGCCAGCTTTAACTATAAATTCAGCAATTACAAAGCCATTAACATCAGTTACAACGGCTCATCGCAAAATCCGGCACGTAACCAGCTGATGCCCTTTAGGTACAATAATTCCCAGCTCACTACTTATGAGACAAACACCCATCTGGAAAACAGTTTCAATAACAGCTTTAACGGTTACTTCTATGCAAGCAAAATTGTAACAAATGTCTATTACGGAGCTAATTTCAATTATACACTTACTTCCAACCCTATCACCCAATCTATCTTAGTAAATCCTTCAGGCGCTTATACTTACCGCTTTGTAAATATGGATGGGTATACGAATAATAACTATTATCTAAATACTTATTACTCTAAAAAAATTAAAGGAGTAGATATACAAACAGGAGTGGGCCTGAACTTTAGCGGGGGAACTTCTTACAGCCCTATTAATAATGAGATCAACAAACTCAACTATAATACGTCAGCCTTTGCTGTTGAGTTGCACAAAACAAAATTCAAAAGTTATTCCTTTTACTTATTGGCGCAGATTGGCTACACCATCAATAAGTCATCTTTACAGCCCGAAACAAAGAATAATTACCTTTTTACTACTGTTAACCCTTCGTTAGATGTATACTTCCTGAAGAAGTTCCAGTTGCATACCGATGCAGTATACCTGTGGCAGGAAAAGACACAGGCTTTTGCCAATGATTTTAACCGCACCATCTGGAACGCATGGATCGGCAGAAATCTTTTAAAGAACGATCAACTCACGGTAAAGATCTCCTGCAATGATATTCTAAACCAGAATAATGGTTATGAGCGAACAGCCACCAATACTTTTTTCTCGGAGAACCGGTATAGCACTATCCGCCGGTTCTTTATGATCGGTGCCACCTGGAGCTTTACAAAATTTAATAATCTTAAACAATAG
- a CDS encoding GLPGLI family protein encodes MKKIALYILLSFSSFPVHAQYAAFINSGKIRYERNVNTFAAMNIFLSETKQVPEDQIPAFMQKYRSTSPQFWKDSFDLFFNNNYSLYQPVNPDIDFSKTFAIPVAYKNQVYSDFERAEVTTVKQAFEKSFFVKDSLKKIKWKLTDETREIAGYQCHRANALFFDSIYVVAFYTDEILSRGGPESFNGLPGMILGLAIPHQHITIFATSVTGFDTAPDKWKLPVQGKNIVTNNKDFNAVTSKMLKDFNLTSPWVQFFMDL; translated from the coding sequence ATGAAAAAAATTGCACTATATATTCTTCTGTCCTTTTCTTCGTTTCCCGTGCATGCACAATATGCAGCCTTCATCAATAGTGGCAAAATCCGATACGAGCGTAACGTAAACACATTTGCTGCAATGAATATTTTTCTCAGCGAGACTAAGCAGGTGCCTGAAGACCAGATACCTGCTTTTATGCAGAAATACCGCAGTACATCGCCCCAGTTCTGGAAAGATAGCTTTGATCTCTTTTTTAATAATAACTATAGTCTTTATCAGCCTGTAAATCCTGATATCGATTTTTCAAAAACCTTTGCCATTCCTGTTGCTTACAAAAACCAGGTATACAGCGATTTTGAACGGGCGGAAGTTACAACGGTAAAGCAGGCTTTTGAGAAATCTTTTTTTGTAAAAGATTCGTTGAAGAAAATCAAATGGAAATTAACGGATGAGACGAGGGAGATAGCGGGTTATCAATGTCACCGTGCCAACGCTTTATTTTTTGATTCCATTTATGTAGTTGCTTTTTATACCGACGAAATACTATCAAGGGGTGGGCCTGAGTCTTTCAATGGTTTGCCCGGGATGATTTTGGGATTAGCCATTCCACATCAGCACATTACTATTTTTGCTACCAGCGTCACCGGCTTTGACACGGCACCCGACAAATGGAAATTGCCGGTTCAGGGCAAAAATATTGTAACCAACAATAAAGACTTTAATGCGGTTACCTCCAAAATGCTAAAAGACTTTAATCTCACTTCACCCTGGGTGCAATTCTTTATGGACCTGTAA